In the Streptomyces sp. NBC_00525 genome, one interval contains:
- a CDS encoding glycosyl hydrolase family 18 protein has translation MRRPRTVGAVLSALATAVASAGLVLGSGAGAQAATAAATPMPAHVFAPYFEAWNGDSPAALAQASGAKYLTMAFIQAATKGSCTPYWNGDSSMPIDQSEFGADFATMRSRGGDVIPSFGGYTADNTGTEIADSCTSVDSIAAAYEKVITTYDVTRLDMDIEDNSLTNSGGIDRRNKAIKKVQDWAAASGRPLQISYTLPTTTHGLAESGLAVLRNAVSNGAKVDVVNLMTFDYYDNASHDMAQDTKTAITGLKGQLASLYPSKTDTQLWNMTGIIEMPGIDDFGPAETFTTANAPVVYDWAVDKGVGTLSFWALQRDNGGCPGTGGSDTCSGIAQDTWYFTHTFAPFTRDGGGGPATDDYSVGVTPSSATVEPGKSVTATVKTAVTSGVAQTVALTTSGAPAGVTATLSPTSVTAGGSATLTLSASASVAPGTYNVKVTGTSGTLSHSATLALTVPGKGGTGALVNGDFETGALGPWTCQPGGAVVSSPVHGGSHALAVAATSSQTGECAQTLTLSPNTTYSLQGYIQGNYAYLGVRGDASASTWGLSSSYGKQSLSFTTGSTGSVTVYLHGWYGQGTVYADDLSVTKS, from the coding sequence ATGAGACGTCCAAGAACAGTCGGCGCCGTCCTGAGCGCCTTGGCCACCGCAGTCGCGTCCGCAGGTCTGGTCCTCGGATCGGGCGCCGGAGCGCAGGCCGCCACCGCCGCCGCCACCCCCATGCCCGCGCACGTCTTCGCCCCGTACTTCGAGGCGTGGAACGGCGACAGCCCGGCCGCGCTCGCCCAGGCGTCCGGTGCCAAGTACCTGACGATGGCCTTCATCCAGGCCGCGACCAAGGGCTCCTGCACCCCGTACTGGAACGGCGATTCCAGCATGCCGATCGACCAGTCGGAGTTCGGCGCCGACTTCGCCACGATGCGGTCGCGCGGCGGCGACGTGATCCCGTCGTTCGGCGGCTACACGGCCGACAACACCGGCACCGAGATCGCCGACAGCTGCACCAGCGTCGACTCGATCGCCGCCGCGTACGAGAAGGTCATCACGACCTACGACGTGACCCGGCTCGACATGGACATCGAGGACAACTCGCTGACCAACAGCGGCGGCATCGACCGCCGCAACAAGGCGATCAAGAAGGTCCAGGACTGGGCCGCCGCCAGCGGGCGCCCGCTCCAGATCTCGTACACCCTGCCGACCACCACGCACGGTCTCGCCGAGAGCGGCCTCGCGGTGCTGCGGAACGCGGTGTCCAACGGCGCCAAGGTCGATGTCGTCAACCTGATGACGTTCGACTACTACGACAACGCCTCGCACGACATGGCGCAGGACACCAAGACCGCGATCACCGGTCTGAAGGGCCAGCTGGCCTCCCTGTACCCGTCGAAGACCGACACCCAGCTGTGGAACATGACCGGCATCATCGAGATGCCCGGCATCGACGACTTCGGGCCGGCCGAGACCTTCACCACGGCCAACGCGCCCGTCGTCTACGACTGGGCCGTCGACAAGGGCGTGGGCACCCTGTCCTTCTGGGCGCTCCAGCGCGACAACGGCGGCTGCCCCGGCACCGGCGGCAGCGACACCTGCTCCGGCATCGCGCAGGACACCTGGTACTTCACCCACACCTTCGCGCCGTTCACCCGTGACGGCGGCGGCGGTCCGGCGACCGACGACTACTCGGTGGGTGTGACCCCCTCCTCGGCGACGGTCGAGCCGGGCAAGTCCGTGACCGCCACCGTCAAGACCGCGGTGACCTCGGGCGTCGCCCAGACGGTCGCGCTGACCACGAGCGGTGCCCCGGCCGGGGTGACCGCGACGCTCAGCCCGACCTCGGTGACCGCCGGCGGCTCCGCCACGCTCACGCTCAGCGCGTCGGCGTCGGTGGCCCCCGGCACGTACAACGTCAAGGTGACCGGCACCTCCGGCACGCTCAGCCACTCGGCCACGCTGGCCCTGACCGTGCCCGGCAAGGGCGGCACGGGCGCGCTGGTGAACGGTGACTTCGAGACCGGTGCGCTGGGTCCCTGGACCTGCCAGCCCGGTGGCGCGGTCGTGTCCTCGCCGGTGCACGGCGGTTCGCACGCGCTGGCCGTCGCGGCCACCTCGTCGCAGACCGGTGAGTGCGCGCAGACGCTGACCCTGTCCCCCAACACGACGTACTCCCTCCAGGGCTACATCCAGGGGAACTACGCCTACCTCGGGGTGCGGGGCGACGCGTCGGCCAGCACCTGGGGCCTGTCGAGCTCCTACGGCAAGCAGTCGCTGTCCTTCACCACCGGTTCGACCGGTTCGGTGACGGTCTACCTGCACGGCTGGTACGGCCAGGGGACGGTCTACGCGGACGACCTCTCGGTCACCAAGTCCTGA
- a CDS encoding excinuclease ABC subunit UvrA encodes MTSPHDPYVRVRGAREHNLRNADVDIPRDTLTVFTGVSGSGKSSLAFGTIYAEAQRRYFESVAPYARRLIHQVGAPAVGEVTGLPPAVSLEQRRSAPGARSSVGTVTTLSNSLRMLFSRAGDYPAGAERLDSDAFSPNTAAGACPRCHGLGLVHRTSEESLVPDPGLSIREGAIAAWPGAWQGKNLRDVLDALGHDVDRPWRELDPADREWILFTDEQPVVTVHPVREAGRIQRPYQGTYMSARRYVMHTFADSKSASLRAKAERFLTSEPCPACGGSRLRPEAMAVTFAGRTIAQLAGLALTDLADLLAQAGGDGTARVLTADLLARISTVTELGLGYLSLDRTAPTLSSGELQRLRLATQLRAGLFGVVYVLDEPSAGLHPADTEALLAVLGRLKEAGNTVFVVEHQLDVVRRADWLVDVGPLAGEHGGRVLHSGPPAGLARVEESATRRFLFPDATPPPREVRAPAGWLRLLGVDRHNVRGVDAAFPLGVFTAVTGVSGSGKSTLVGQVLAGALADRAAAGDDGPERPVSGYARAEGLAAVDRLVQVDQRPIGRTPRSNLATYTGLFDVVRKLFAATPTARERGYRAGRFSFNVAGGRCETCQGEGFVSVELLFLPSTYAPCPDCRGARYNPETLEVTLRGLNIAQVLDLTVESAAGFFADSPAAARSLGTLLDVGLGYLRLGQPATELSGGEAQRIKLAAELQRVRRGGTLYLLDEPTTGLHPADVEVLMRQLHGLVDAGSTVVVVEHDMAVVAGADWVIDLGPGGGDRGGRVVAAGPPVEVAGVPESRTAGYLRAALGLS; translated from the coding sequence ATGACCTCGCCCCACGACCCGTACGTCCGGGTCCGAGGCGCCCGCGAGCACAATCTGCGGAACGCCGACGTCGACATCCCCCGCGACACCCTCACCGTCTTCACCGGCGTCTCCGGCTCGGGGAAGTCGTCGCTGGCCTTCGGCACGATCTACGCGGAGGCCCAGCGCCGCTACTTCGAGTCCGTCGCCCCGTACGCCCGGCGGCTGATCCACCAGGTGGGCGCCCCGGCGGTGGGCGAGGTCACCGGGCTGCCGCCCGCCGTCTCGCTGGAACAGCGCAGGTCGGCGCCGGGTGCGCGGTCGTCGGTCGGCACGGTCACGACACTGTCCAACTCGCTGCGGATGCTGTTCTCGCGCGCCGGGGACTATCCGGCGGGGGCCGAACGGCTGGACTCGGACGCGTTCTCGCCGAACACCGCCGCCGGGGCCTGTCCGCGCTGCCACGGCCTGGGGCTGGTCCACCGCACCAGCGAGGAGTCGCTGGTGCCTGACCCCGGTCTGTCGATCCGGGAGGGCGCGATCGCGGCCTGGCCGGGGGCCTGGCAGGGCAAGAACCTGCGCGATGTGCTGGACGCCCTCGGCCACGACGTGGACCGGCCGTGGCGGGAGCTGGACCCGGCCGACCGGGAGTGGATTCTGTTCACCGACGAGCAGCCGGTGGTGACCGTCCACCCGGTACGGGAGGCCGGCCGCATCCAGCGCCCCTACCAGGGCACGTACATGAGCGCGCGGCGCTATGTGATGCACACCTTCGCCGACTCGAAAAGCGCCTCGCTCCGGGCGAAGGCCGAGCGTTTCCTGACCAGTGAGCCCTGCCCGGCCTGCGGGGGCTCCCGGCTGCGTCCGGAAGCGATGGCCGTCACCTTCGCGGGCCGGACGATCGCGCAGCTCGCCGGGCTGGCGCTCACCGACCTCGCGGACCTGCTCGCGCAGGCGGGCGGCGACGGGACCGCGCGGGTGCTGACGGCGGACCTGCTGGCCCGGATCTCGACCGTCACCGAGTTGGGCCTCGGCTATCTGAGCCTGGACCGCACGGCGCCCACGCTCTCCTCGGGCGAGCTCCAGCGGCTGCGCCTCGCGACGCAGCTGCGGGCGGGTCTGTTCGGGGTGGTGTACGTCCTGGACGAGCCGTCGGCGGGGCTGCACCCGGCGGACACCGAAGCGCTGCTGGCGGTGCTGGGGCGGCTGAAGGAGGCAGGCAACACGGTCTTCGTGGTGGAGCACCAGCTCGACGTGGTGCGGCGGGCGGACTGGCTCGTCGACGTCGGGCCGCTGGCCGGGGAGCACGGTGGCCGGGTGCTGCACAGCGGGCCGCCCGCCGGGCTGGCCCGCGTCGAGGAGTCGGCCACCCGCCGCTTCCTGTTCCCCGACGCGACGCCCCCGCCGCGCGAGGTGCGTGCCCCGGCGGGGTGGCTGCGGCTGCTCGGGGTGGACCGGCACAACGTGCGCGGGGTGGACGCGGCGTTCCCGCTGGGGGTGTTCACGGCGGTCACCGGGGTCTCCGGGTCCGGCAAGTCGACGCTGGTGGGGCAGGTGCTGGCGGGCGCGCTCGCCGACCGGGCCGCCGCCGGCGACGACGGGCCGGAGCGGCCGGTGAGCGGGTACGCGCGGGCGGAGGGCCTGGCGGCGGTGGACCGGCTCGTCCAGGTGGACCAGCGGCCGATCGGCCGTACGCCCCGGTCCAACCTGGCCACGTACACCGGTCTGTTCGACGTGGTGCGCAAGCTGTTCGCGGCCACGCCGACGGCGCGGGAGCGGGGGTACCGGGCCGGGCGGTTCTCGTTCAATGTGGCGGGCGGGCGGTGCGAGACCTGTCAGGGCGAGGGGTTCGTCTCGGTGGAGCTGCTGTTCCTGCCGAGCACGTACGCGCCCTGCCCGGACTGCCGCGGCGCGCGGTACAACCCGGAGACGCTGGAGGTGACGCTGCGCGGGCTGAACATCGCCCAGGTGCTGGACCTGACCGTGGAGTCGGCGGCCGGGTTCTTCGCGGACTCGCCGGCCGCGGCGCGCAGTCTGGGGACGCTGCTCGACGTGGGCCTCGGCTATCTGCGGCTCGGGCAGCCGGCGACGGAGCTGTCCGGCGGCGAGGCGCAGCGGATCAAGCTGGCGGCGGAGCTCCAGCGGGTCCGGCGCGGCGGCACGCTGTACCTGCTGGACGAGCCGACGACGGGGCTGCACCCGGCCGATGTCGAGGTGCTGATGCGGCAGTTGCACGGGCTGGTGGACGCCGGGTCCACGGTGGTGGTCGTGGAGCACGACATGGCCGTGGTGGCGGGCGCGGACTGGGTGATCGACCTCGGTCCGGGCGGTGGGGACCGGGGCGGCCGCGTCGTGGCGGCGGGGCCGCCGGTGGAGGTGGCGGGGGTGCCGGAGAGCCGTACGGCGGGGTACCTGCGGGCGGCCCTGGGGCTTTCCTGA
- a CDS encoding phosphatase domain-containing protein: MGNDVRPVAVFDLDGTLADTTHRQHFLEGRRDWAAFFAAAADDPPLDEGVRLALRTAEECEIVYLTGRPERCRKDTLAWLARYGLPEGTLRMRRNDDRRPARRTKLEILERLGRDRTVRVLVDDDELVCDAAELAGFTVVRARWTPASPALRDAQEREGRT; encoded by the coding sequence ATGGGAAACGACGTCCGGCCGGTGGCCGTGTTCGATCTTGACGGTACGCTCGCCGACACCACGCACCGGCAGCACTTCCTGGAGGGCCGCCGCGACTGGGCCGCCTTCTTCGCCGCGGCGGCCGACGACCCGCCGCTGGACGAGGGCGTACGGCTGGCGCTGCGCACGGCCGAGGAGTGCGAGATCGTCTATCTGACCGGGCGGCCCGAGCGCTGCCGCAAGGACACCCTGGCCTGGCTGGCCCGGTACGGGCTGCCCGAGGGGACGCTGCGCATGCGGCGCAACGACGACCGCCGGCCGGCCCGCCGGACCAAGCTGGAGATCCTGGAGCGGCTTGGGCGCGACCGTACGGTACGCGTGCTGGTCGACGACGACGAGCTGGTCTGCGACGCCGCCGAGCTGGCCGGATTCACCGTGGTGCGCGCCCGCTGGACGCCGGCCTCGCCCGCGCTGAGGGACGCGCAGGAACGGGAGGGGCGCACCTGA
- a CDS encoding dodecin, with product MPNHTYRVTEIVGTSQEGVDEAIRNGVARASETLHNLDWFEITQVRGQIEDGRIAHYQVGLKVGFRLDDPK from the coding sequence ATGCCAAATCACACCTATCGCGTCACTGAAATCGTAGGAACCTCCCAGGAGGGCGTCGACGAAGCCATCCGCAACGGCGTCGCGAGGGCCTCGGAAACGTTGCACAATCTCGACTGGTTCGAGATCACACAGGTGCGTGGGCAGATCGAGGATGGCCGAATCGCGCACTACCAGGTGGGACTGAAAGTGGGCTTCCGGCTCGACGACCCGAAGTGA
- a CDS encoding extracellular solute-binding protein, which translates to MKNRMLVGAVALVSTVALGGCGLIPGSGGSGDKKVTIWLMKNSVTADFLERFKKSYEEEHSSIELEFKIQEWSGIGPKVMEALDGKDTPDVIEVGNTQVAQYAESGNLRDLTLESMRDLGSEDWLPGLAEPGSIDGVQYGIPWYAANRVVIYNKDLFEAAGIEDVPKTRAQWIEDSQKLNRDGIQGMYLPGQNWYVLAGFIWDEGGELASDKEGEWQGTLHTPAALKGMEFYSKLQALGDGPMDSDEEKPPQVEVFAEGNVAQIISTPSSVPLILKQNPELKGKLGYFPIPGKTAKTPGSVFTGGSDLIVPQKADQRAAGYEVIKALAGAKWQQDLAKTMKYVPNKPALAKVIEGDESTAAMAAGAAEGHATPNSPQWAAVEVDNPIKPYMTAVLQGGDPATEAKAASEKITGLLAGS; encoded by the coding sequence GTGAAAAACCGCATGCTCGTCGGAGCTGTCGCCCTTGTTTCCACCGTTGCGCTGGGTGGGTGCGGCTTGATCCCCGGCTCGGGCGGCTCCGGTGACAAGAAGGTCACGATCTGGCTGATGAAGAACAGTGTGACCGCGGACTTTTTGGAGCGTTTCAAGAAGTCGTACGAGGAGGAGCACTCGTCGATCGAGCTGGAGTTCAAGATCCAGGAATGGAGTGGCATCGGCCCCAAGGTCATGGAAGCTCTCGACGGCAAGGACACGCCCGATGTGATCGAGGTCGGCAACACCCAGGTCGCCCAGTACGCCGAGAGCGGCAACCTGCGCGACCTGACCCTCGAATCGATGCGTGACCTGGGAAGCGAGGACTGGCTGCCCGGTCTCGCCGAGCCGGGGAGCATCGACGGCGTCCAGTACGGAATCCCGTGGTACGCGGCCAACCGCGTGGTGATCTACAACAAGGACCTCTTCGAGGCCGCGGGCATCGAGGACGTGCCGAAGACGCGCGCGCAGTGGATCGAGGACTCGCAGAAACTCAACCGCGACGGAATCCAGGGCATGTATCTGCCCGGCCAGAACTGGTACGTGCTCGCCGGGTTCATCTGGGACGAGGGAGGGGAACTCGCCAGCGACAAGGAGGGCGAGTGGCAGGGCACTCTCCACACGCCCGCCGCCCTCAAGGGCATGGAGTTCTATTCGAAGCTCCAGGCGCTGGGTGACGGTCCCATGGACAGCGACGAGGAAAAGCCCCCGCAGGTCGAGGTGTTCGCCGAGGGGAATGTCGCACAGATCATCTCCACGCCCAGCAGTGTGCCTTTGATCCTGAAGCAGAACCCCGAACTCAAGGGGAAGCTGGGCTACTTCCCGATTCCCGGTAAGACCGCGAAGACGCCCGGCTCGGTGTTCACCGGCGGCTCCGACCTCATCGTGCCGCAGAAGGCCGACCAGCGTGCCGCCGGCTACGAGGTGATCAAGGCCCTGGCCGGGGCCAAGTGGCAGCAGGACCTGGCCAAGACCATGAAGTACGTGCCCAACAAGCCCGCCCTCGCGAAGGTCATCGAGGGCGACGAGAGCACCGCGGCGATGGCCGCCGGTGCCGCCGAGGGCCACGCGACCCCCAACTCGCCGCAGTGGGCCGCCGTCGAGGTCGACAACCCGATCAAGCCCTACATGACGGCGGTCCTCCAGGGCGGCGACCCCGCCACCGAGGCGAAGGCCGCGTCCGAGAAGATCACCGGGCTGCTCGCCGGCAGCTGA
- the egtD gene encoding L-histidine N(alpha)-methyltransferase, whose amino-acid sequence MSPFLLTRTLPEDATDAALRADVLHGLTRRPKTLPPKWFYDARGSELFEEITRLPEYYPTRAEREILIERAGEIAAASGARTLVELGSGSSEKTRHLLDALPGLHTYVPVDVSESALRGAADALLEERPQLSVHALIADFTAGLTLPETPGPRLVAFLGGTLGNLLPDERAVFLRSVRELLAPGDTLLLGTDLVKDEEVLVAAYDDAAGVTAEFNRNVLSVVDRELGADFVPHDFAHVARWNPKEEWIEMRLRARRSLTVKIPELDLVVPFEAGEELRTEVSAKFREDGVRRELAGAGLRLTHWWTDAEDRFALSLSAVD is encoded by the coding sequence GTGAGTCCCTTCCTGCTGACCCGCACCCTGCCGGAGGACGCGACGGACGCGGCGCTGCGCGCCGATGTGCTGCACGGCCTGACCCGGCGCCCGAAGACGCTGCCGCCCAAGTGGTTCTACGACGCCCGGGGCAGCGAGCTGTTCGAGGAGATCACCCGGCTGCCCGAGTACTACCCGACGCGCGCCGAGCGGGAGATCCTGATCGAGCGCGCCGGGGAGATCGCCGCCGCGTCCGGGGCCCGCACCCTGGTGGAGCTGGGTTCCGGCTCGTCGGAGAAGACCCGTCATCTGCTGGACGCGCTGCCGGGGCTGCACACCTATGTGCCGGTGGACGTCAGCGAGAGCGCGCTGCGCGGCGCGGCGGACGCCCTGCTCGAAGAGCGGCCCCAGCTGTCCGTGCACGCGCTGATCGCCGACTTCACCGCCGGACTCACCCTGCCCGAGACGCCCGGGCCCCGGCTGGTGGCGTTCCTGGGCGGCACGCTCGGCAATCTGCTGCCGGACGAGCGGGCGGTGTTCCTGCGGTCGGTGCGCGAGCTGCTGGCACCGGGCGACACGCTGCTGCTGGGCACGGATCTGGTGAAGGACGAGGAGGTGCTGGTCGCGGCGTACGACGACGCGGCCGGGGTGACGGCGGAGTTCAACCGGAACGTGCTGTCGGTCGTGGACCGGGAGCTGGGGGCGGACTTCGTGCCGCACGACTTCGCGCATGTGGCCCGGTGGAACCCGAAGGAGGAGTGGATCGAGATGCGGCTGCGGGCCCGCCGCTCGCTGACGGTGAAGATCCCGGAACTGGATCTGGTGGTGCCGTTCGAGGCGGGTGAGGAGCTGCGTACGGAGGTGTCGGCGAAGTTCCGCGAGGACGGGGTGCGCCGGGAGCTGGCCGGTGCGGGGCTCCGGCTCACGCACTGGTGGACGGACGCGGAGGACCGATTCGCGCTGTCCCTGTCCGCGGTGGACTGA